TTTGAAAAGAGAATGGAAAGCCATCATCAGAGGAACGCACACGGGGCAGCTCAGCCTTTCCATTTAACAAACAGGTCACTCTCTAGGAAACGAATTGTCCATCCTAGAGCCCTCAGAAAATCACCACCAGGAAGAGCCTTCTAATACTGCTTCCAGAAAGGAGGAAAGTCATCAGGTATCACTTATTTCATTAAGTATAGGGAACACGCTCTCTCAATATGGGATGGGTCACCACCAACTTATAATGaatcaaaacaaatatttgagtactcagacacacaaaaatagCTATAAATTTGTATGccaactaagaaaaagaaaagaacagggctggaaagttggctcagtggttaagagcactggctgctcttccagaggacccaagttcaattcctagcacccacacaacaGCTCATAACCATTTTCAGTTCCAGATCCAGGGGaactaatgtcctcttctgtcctctgcggGTATTACATGCATTTGATGCATACACTtgaatgcagacaaaacactcatacacatgaaatacaaATCCATCTTTGCCTgagtgtggcagcacacactcccagcacttgggaggcagaggcaagtggatctctataagttcaaagccagcctggtctatggagtaagttccaggacagacagggctacatagagaaatcttgtctgGGGGGNNNNNNNNNNNNNNNNNNNNNNNNNNNNNNNNNNNNNNNNNNNNNaacaaacaaacaagaaatatctTGGTTATACTTTCAAACCAGTCATGAAAACTTCCGTCTTGAAGTATACATTGTGGCTGTCCCTTCAAGGGAGAAAGGTGGAATGCATCTGTTTGGGTGGAAATAAGGCTAACAGTGCAACAAGCTGTTTCACAGGGCACACGGAGCCAGTCACAGAAAGAACTGAGCTAGCATGGAGGGATCTCTAGAGCTTTGGCTTCCAGTGTTGATACAAAACACAGCTTAACAGGATCTTGGCGCCACAGTGGCAAACCCCTCCCATAACATTTGTTTCCACacacttttcatttttactttctttacgTCATGACTAAAGTCAGGAGATTAAACCCTCAGCCGCCCCTAGCCCTCCCAGATCAGGCTCCACTGGTTGCGGCCTTCTTCACCTGCTTCTAAGAGGGATTTACTCTACCACAGTCCCATGGGCAAGGTGAAGGTCAGTCACATTTGCAGCCTGAGGAATCAGAAATAcctatatataaatgtatatattttaatggcCTTCCCATAAAAGTCCTCCAGCCACTGGGGAGCAAGGCAGAGTTTTCACCTGGGCCAAAAGGTTGTGGAATTCCTCCACTGCCTGTGAGTGGGCCACTGGGTTTAGTACCAGGTGCTGGAAAAGGTTGACAGGCTCAGCATTCCGAAATGCCTTAGGAATGGGGATGGTCAGGGGCAGGTGGGTGTTACCAATGAGGAAATGATGGAGAGACCTTTGCTGGAGGCCTCGGCCTAAGAACCAGAAGAGGTCCTCCAGGCGCTCAGAGAGCATGCTGTGCTGCCAGTCTGTCAGAGGCAGTCGTAGCAACAAGTGCATGAGGGCTGTTTTGAAGTGGTAGGAAGTGAGAATGGGGCGGGATGCTCCCGGGGGTAAGATCTGATGGTCCTGAAGACTCAAAATAATCTGCAGGCACTTGAGGTAGCAAGTGTTCTCAGGAGCAGAGCGCCCCACCAGCTTCAGAAACAAGTGTTCACAAGCTGCAAAGGACTCAGGCCAATCCACACTAGTGAGCTGTTCTCGCTCAGGGGCCTGACTCACCAGGTAGACCAAGGTATCTTCCCGTTGCACCCCTAGAACCAAACTGATTGATAGAGAGCGGCCCGAGCGGTAATCCAACCTGAGCTTGCAGGAGGTGGTGGACGGTGGGAGAGTGAGCTTAAAGTCGTATTTGTGAGCCACTAGCGCCCAGGCATTGCTCACCATATTTCGGAACCACTGCACAGTCTTACACACGTCCAGGTGCGAGCTGGTGCAGAGAGCTGCCGTAATGGAGCTAGTACTCTTGCTCAACATGGCTGAGTGGTCCCTGTGGTGCACCAGACATACCACATCCCCCAAGAGTTTCTCATGTTTGCACACGCATTCAGAGTCCACCTTCACACAGCCACAACGATGGCCCAGAGCCGGATCTCTCATCTCCAAGATAAACCTAGTGCCCTGTGGGGGGACAATGGGCACGAGGACATCAAACTTCTGTGTCTCGTGGAGGGTCCCCCACTTCTCAAAGGCAGCCCCAATGCCCAGGCAGTCCTCC
The nucleotide sequence above comes from Mastomys coucha isolate ucsf_1 unplaced genomic scaffold, UCSF_Mcou_1 pScaffold15, whole genome shotgun sequence. Encoded proteins:
- the Itpripl1 gene encoding inositol 1,4,5-trisphosphate receptor-interacting protein-like 1 isoform X3, which produces MAVISLMFLAVMYVVHHPLMVSDRMDLDTLARSRQLEKRMSEEMRQLEIEFEERSRAAEQRQKVENFWRGDTSSDQLVLGKKDMGWLFQASGQDEGPLVWILGNLWNAGLFCLFLIFELLRQNMQHEPAFESSSEEEEEEIRVVPASFYTWLSNFPSQKALESFYKHYIQNVIRDLPCTCEFVESFVDDLIEACRVLSRREAHPQLEDCLGIGAAFEKWGTLHETQKFDVLVPIVPPQGTRFILEMRDPALGHRCGCVKVDSECVCKHEKLLGDVVCLVHHRDHSAMLSKSTSSITAALCTSSHLDVCKTVQWFRNMVSNAWALVAHKYDFKLTLPPSTTSCKLRLDYRSGRSLSISLVLGVQREDTLVYLVSQAPEREQLTSVDWPESFAACEHLFLKLVGRSAPENTCYLKCLQIILSLQDHQILPPGASRPILTSYHFKTALMHLLLRLPLTDWQHSMLSERLEDLFWFLGRGLQQRSLHHFLIGNTHLPLTIPIPKAFRNAEPVNLFQHLVLNPVAHSQAVEEFHNLLAQVKTLPCSPVAGGLLWEGH
- the Itpripl1 gene encoding inositol 1,4,5-trisphosphate receptor-interacting protein-like 1 isoform X1, whose amino-acid sequence is MGKTLPKQDSVFSACGREPLELAGHIWGPRWTNESDAEASMAVISLMFLAVMYVVHHPLMVSDRMDLDTLARSRQLEKRMSEEMRQLEIEFEERSRAAEQRQKVENFWRGDTSSDQLVLGKKDMGWLFQASGQDEGPLVWILGNLWNAGLFCLFLIFELLRQNMQHEPAFESSSEEEEEEIRVVPASFYTWLSNFPSQKALESFYKHYIQNVIRDLPCTCEFVESFVDDLIEACRVLSRREAHPQLEDCLGIGAAFEKWGTLHETQKFDVLVPIVPPQGTRFILEMRDPALGHRCGCVKVDSECVCKHEKLLGDVVCLVHHRDHSAMLSKSTSSITAALCTSSHLDVCKTVQWFRNMVSNAWALVAHKYDFKLTLPPSTTSCKLRLDYRSGRSLSISLVLGVQREDTLVYLVSQAPEREQLTSVDWPESFAACEHLFLKLVGRSAPENTCYLKCLQIILSLQDHQILPPGASRPILTSYHFKTALMHLLLRLPLTDWQHSMLSERLEDLFWFLGRGLQQRSLHHFLIGNTHLPLTIPIPKAFRNAEPVNLFQHLVLNPVAHSQAVEEFHNLLAQVKTLPCSPVAGGLLWEGH
- the Itpripl1 gene encoding inositol 1,4,5-trisphosphate receptor-interacting protein-like 1 isoform X2 → MGKTLPKQDSVFSACGREPLELAGHIWGPRWTNESVMYVVHHPLMVSDRMDLDTLARSRQLEKRMSEEMRQLEIEFEERSRAAEQRQKVENFWRGDTSSDQLVLGKKDMGWLFQASGQDEGPLVWILGNLWNAGLFCLFLIFELLRQNMQHEPAFESSSEEEEEEIRVVPASFYTWLSNFPSQKALESFYKHYIQNVIRDLPCTCEFVESFVDDLIEACRVLSRREAHPQLEDCLGIGAAFEKWGTLHETQKFDVLVPIVPPQGTRFILEMRDPALGHRCGCVKVDSECVCKHEKLLGDVVCLVHHRDHSAMLSKSTSSITAALCTSSHLDVCKTVQWFRNMVSNAWALVAHKYDFKLTLPPSTTSCKLRLDYRSGRSLSISLVLGVQREDTLVYLVSQAPEREQLTSVDWPESFAACEHLFLKLVGRSAPENTCYLKCLQIILSLQDHQILPPGASRPILTSYHFKTALMHLLLRLPLTDWQHSMLSERLEDLFWFLGRGLQQRSLHHFLIGNTHLPLTIPIPKAFRNAEPVNLFQHLVLNPVAHSQAVEEFHNLLAQVKTLPCSPVAGGLLWEGH